A genomic segment from Acuticoccus sediminis encodes:
- a CDS encoding DUF305 domain-containing protein — protein sequence MRHRHLACVAAILAASIAGSAAEAHDPHRGVQAGGSSPATAAEVPFLEENAAAMDRMMAGMDVAPTGDLDADFTAMMIPHHQGAIDMAVAYLRYGTNPQLRRLAQEIVVEQQQEIAAMRLAVGQSLPPSAPVPTQPAAASPAEPAATPPAAPIAASAHQHDHGSDAAPAPPAVARH from the coding sequence ATGCGACATCGACACCTCGCATGTGTCGCCGCCATTCTCGCGGCGTCGATCGCCGGGTCGGCCGCCGAGGCCCACGATCCCCATAGAGGCGTTCAGGCGGGTGGGTCGTCGCCCGCCACCGCCGCCGAGGTTCCGTTCCTCGAAGAGAATGCCGCCGCCATGGACAGGATGATGGCGGGGATGGACGTCGCGCCGACCGGCGATCTCGACGCCGACTTCACCGCCATGATGATCCCGCATCATCAAGGCGCCATCGACATGGCCGTCGCGTACCTGCGCTACGGCACCAACCCGCAGCTGAGGCGCCTGGCGCAGGAGATCGTCGTCGAGCAGCAGCAGGAGATCGCGGCGATGCGCCTCGCGGTCGGCCAGTCGCTGCCGCCGTCCGCTCCGGTCCCGACGCAACCCGCCGCCGCGTCCCCGGCGGAGCCGGCCGCGACGCCTCCGGCCGCGCCGATCGCCGCGTCCGCCCATCAACATGACCACGGATCCGATGCCGCTCCGGCGCCGCCCGCGGTCGCCCGTCACTGA
- a CDS encoding YncE family protein, translated as MTTRILAGLLAGTILAAPAQAGEAPFAASAPEVPLSSRDRVYAAEQFSNTVSVTDPATNTLLGVIRLGEPQPRNFSPLYRGQVLVHGLGFSPDGRTLAVVSIGSNSVTFVDTATNAVKHTTYVGRSPHEVFFTPDGKEVWVTIRGEDYIAVLDAATYEETDRIEVPNGPGMQIFSPDGRYGYVCSSFSPETVVVSVADHRIAGRVKQASPFCPNIAATPDGTQVWLTLKDIGQTQVINARPPFDVITTFDTGPITNHVNFAKTAAGTLAYVTIGGLNAVKVFRTDDFTEVATIPVGKLPHGLWPSGDGTRMYVGLENDDELAAIDTATNEVVASIPIGQAPQAVVYVPGAVPDGPGTENLEPLGVAGETAVLTLSPDGTAGAAPTSVSLFDQGLVQILQASVTGLTPKSPYVLALARRADGGGTLEPLASFMTNPAGSAIVNATGPIRQLVRGDAKDDRRYLVIASGSASEPGPVVQREAVD; from the coding sequence ATGACGACCCGTATCCTCGCCGGGCTTCTCGCCGGCACCATCCTCGCGGCTCCGGCGCAGGCGGGCGAAGCGCCCTTCGCTGCCTCGGCGCCGGAGGTTCCGCTCAGCAGCCGCGACCGCGTCTACGCCGCCGAGCAGTTCTCCAACACCGTCTCGGTCACCGACCCGGCGACCAATACGCTCCTCGGCGTCATCCGCCTCGGGGAACCGCAGCCCCGCAACTTCAGTCCGCTCTACCGGGGCCAGGTGCTGGTGCACGGCCTCGGCTTCTCGCCCGACGGCAGGACGCTCGCGGTCGTCTCGATCGGCTCGAACTCGGTGACGTTCGTCGACACCGCGACCAACGCGGTGAAGCACACCACCTACGTGGGCAGGTCCCCGCACGAGGTGTTCTTCACGCCCGACGGCAAGGAGGTCTGGGTCACGATCCGCGGCGAGGACTATATCGCCGTGCTCGACGCCGCCACGTACGAGGAGACCGACCGCATCGAGGTGCCGAACGGTCCGGGCATGCAGATCTTCTCGCCGGATGGCCGCTACGGGTACGTCTGCTCGTCGTTCTCGCCCGAGACCGTCGTCGTGTCCGTCGCGGACCACCGGATCGCCGGCCGGGTGAAGCAGGCGAGCCCCTTCTGCCCGAACATCGCCGCCACCCCGGACGGGACGCAGGTCTGGCTGACGCTGAAGGACATCGGCCAGACGCAGGTGATCAACGCCCGGCCACCCTTCGACGTCATCACGACGTTCGACACCGGCCCGATCACCAACCACGTCAACTTCGCCAAGACCGCCGCCGGCACCCTCGCCTACGTCACCATCGGCGGTCTCAACGCCGTGAAGGTGTTCCGGACGGACGACTTCACCGAGGTCGCGACCATCCCGGTCGGCAAGCTGCCGCACGGGCTCTGGCCCTCGGGCGACGGGACGCGCATGTACGTCGGCCTGGAGAACGACGACGAGCTCGCCGCGATCGACACCGCCACCAACGAGGTGGTGGCCAGCATCCCGATCGGGCAGGCGCCACAGGCCGTGGTCTACGTGCCGGGCGCCGTGCCGGATGGACCGGGGACGGAAAACCTCGAGCCGCTCGGCGTCGCCGGCGAGACGGCGGTCCTGACGCTGTCGCCGGACGGCACGGCGGGCGCGGCCCCGACCAGCGTGTCGCTGTTCGACCAGGGGCTGGTGCAGATCCTCCAGGCCTCCGTCACCGGCCTCACCCCGAAGTCACCCTACGTGCTGGCGCTCGCGAGGCGCGCCGACGGCGGCGGCACGCTGGAGCCGCTCGCGTCGTTCATGACCAACCCGGCGGGCTCGGCCATCGTCAACGCCACCGGGCCGATCCGCCAGCTCGTGAGGGGCGACGCGAAGGACGACCGGCGCTATCTGGTGATCGCGTCGGGCTCGGCGTCGGAGCCGGGGCCCGTCGTGCAGCGCGAGGCCGTCGACTGA
- a CDS encoding RNA polymerase sigma factor, translated as MNEDMVRLIEPLIPALRRYARALMRDRSAADDLVQDCLERAIGRWHQRRGDDDAKAWIFTILHNLAMTRLRRSAERPAHLALDDAGPDSLARAPSQEDGLMHRDLLAALGALAEEQRTVLLLVTVEDLSYAEAARVLGVPIGTVMSRLSRARDRLASLLSAEPPGRRSRPYLRSVK; from the coding sequence ATGAACGAGGACATGGTGCGCCTCATCGAGCCGCTGATCCCGGCGTTGCGGCGCTATGCGCGCGCGCTGATGCGGGATCGCTCCGCCGCGGACGATCTGGTGCAGGACTGCCTGGAGCGGGCGATCGGTCGCTGGCATCAGCGGCGCGGCGACGACGACGCCAAGGCCTGGATCTTCACGATCCTGCACAACCTCGCCATGACGCGTCTGCGCCGCTCGGCGGAGCGGCCGGCGCATCTCGCCCTCGACGATGCGGGTCCCGACTCGCTGGCGCGCGCGCCGTCGCAGGAGGACGGGCTGATGCACCGCGACCTGCTGGCGGCGCTCGGCGCGCTGGCGGAGGAGCAGCGCACGGTCCTCCTGCTCGTGACCGTCGAGGATCTTTCCTACGCCGAGGCGGCGCGCGTGCTGGGTGTGCCGATCGGCACCGTGATGAGCCGCCTCTCGCGGGCTCGTGACCGGCTGGCGTCGCTGCTGTCGGCCGAACCGCCGGGGCGCCGGTCCCGGCCCTACCTTCGGAGCGTGAAATGA
- a CDS encoding anti-sigma factor family protein produces MSVRPITEDDLNLYVDGRLDHARHTEVAAYLDAHPDVARRVQGFRDQRDRLRAAFQPVVEEPIPSELDLRRLIAERHPAPSGPDAAARGRRAGARVAGGWMRAAAALVLLCVGALGGWSLRGMGAPAVEGVGALAREAAASYAVYAPDRLHPVEIRADDRAALDDWMAARLGRPVAIPDLAPSGYRFMGGRIVPTEHGPAVLLMYDDDKGTRLALLTRPMRADRDAPMSAHGDGEVNGVTWADAGLGYSLVGPKSADTLHPLADEARRQILGAV; encoded by the coding sequence ATGAGCGTGCGCCCCATCACCGAGGACGACCTCAACCTCTATGTCGACGGGCGCCTCGACCATGCCCGTCATACCGAGGTCGCGGCCTATCTCGACGCGCATCCGGACGTCGCCCGGCGCGTGCAGGGCTTTCGCGATCAGCGCGACCGGCTCCGCGCCGCGTTTCAGCCGGTGGTCGAGGAGCCGATCCCGTCCGAACTCGACCTTCGGCGTCTGATCGCGGAGCGGCACCCGGCGCCGTCAGGGCCAGACGCGGCGGCACGGGGCCGACGGGCCGGGGCGCGGGTCGCCGGCGGCTGGATGCGGGCCGCCGCGGCGCTGGTCCTCCTGTGCGTCGGTGCGCTCGGCGGCTGGTCGCTCCGCGGCATGGGCGCTCCGGCAGTGGAGGGTGTCGGGGCACTCGCCCGTGAGGCGGCGGCGAGCTACGCTGTCTACGCCCCCGACCGCCTGCACCCGGTGGAGATCCGCGCCGACGATCGCGCCGCGCTCGACGACTGGATGGCGGCGCGCCTCGGCCGCCCGGTCGCGATCCCCGACCTCGCGCCGTCGGGCTACCGGTTCATGGGAGGGCGGATCGTGCCCACCGAGCACGGACCCGCGGTCCTGCTGATGTACGACGACGACAAGGGGACGCGCCTCGCGCTGCTGACCCGCCCGATGCGGGCCGACCGCGACGCCCCGATGTCGGCGCACGGCGACGGGGAGGTCAACGGCGTCACGTGGGCGGACGCCGGCCTCGGCTACAGCCTCGTCGGCCCAAAGTCCGCCGACACGCTCCACCCCCTCGCCGACGAGGCGCGACGCCAGATCCTCGGCGCGGTCTGA
- a CDS encoding sulfotransferase family protein produces the protein MPLHVIGVGLGRTGTYSLRIALETLGFGPCFHMEEVARNLPVQLPLWNDVMDGKPDWPTIYAGYESAVDWPTACFYRELNAAYPDARFILGVRDPRSWAESFGETIHKITFDADDPPERFREWLAMVRRVILRSGIPADADKDALAAAFVAHNDAVKAAIPADRLLVYAVKDGWEPLCAFLGLPVPKEPFPRTNNREEFWDLIKSLS, from the coding sequence GTGCCGCTGCACGTAATCGGGGTGGGACTTGGCCGAACCGGGACATATTCCCTGCGGATCGCGCTGGAGACGTTGGGCTTCGGCCCCTGCTTCCATATGGAGGAGGTCGCCCGGAACCTTCCGGTCCAGCTTCCCCTCTGGAATGACGTGATGGACGGCAAGCCGGACTGGCCGACGATCTATGCCGGCTACGAGAGCGCCGTCGACTGGCCGACGGCGTGCTTCTACCGCGAGCTGAACGCCGCGTACCCGGACGCCAGGTTCATCCTCGGCGTGCGCGACCCGCGAAGCTGGGCGGAAAGCTTCGGCGAGACGATCCACAAGATCACGTTCGACGCCGACGATCCGCCGGAGCGTTTCCGCGAATGGCTGGCGATGGTCCGGCGGGTGATCCTCCGGTCCGGCATCCCCGCCGACGCGGACAAGGACGCGCTCGCCGCCGCGTTCGTCGCGCACAACGATGCAGTGAAGGCCGCGATCCCGGCCGACCGGCTGCTCGTCTACGCGGTCAAGGACGGCTGGGAACCGCTCTGCGCCTTCCTCGGTCTTCCCGTGCCGAAGGAGCCGTTTCCGCGCACCAACAACCGTGAGGAGTTCTGGGACCTCATCAAGTCGCTCAGCTGA
- a CDS encoding TetR/AcrR family transcriptional regulator, with protein sequence MKKSGSTSEPKQPARRGRGRPRAFDREAALAEATRLFWQNGYEATSIADLTEAMGIGSPSLYAAFGSKDALYAEALRFYVEKYEALVWDGFNAATTARAAVEAYLAASAATFSGAFGDFPRGCMVTLSSIGSEGHEDLCALVRSGRCVGFDRVKARLNQAVAEGELPASLDVHALARFVQTVQSGMSILARDGASRSDLEAVAQLAMLGWDARTGPTPAAPAAKRAPARRRQAGHAKGAPPSGG encoded by the coding sequence ATGAAGAAATCCGGATCGACATCGGAACCGAAGCAGCCCGCGCGGCGTGGCCGTGGACGGCCTCGTGCGTTCGACCGCGAGGCGGCGCTGGCAGAGGCGACGCGCCTCTTCTGGCAGAACGGCTACGAAGCGACGTCGATCGCCGATCTCACCGAGGCGATGGGGATCGGATCCCCCAGCCTCTACGCGGCGTTCGGCTCCAAGGACGCCCTCTACGCCGAGGCCCTGCGCTTCTACGTGGAGAAATACGAGGCACTCGTCTGGGACGGCTTCAATGCGGCGACGACAGCGCGCGCAGCCGTCGAGGCCTACCTCGCGGCCTCGGCGGCGACGTTCTCCGGTGCGTTCGGCGACTTTCCCCGGGGCTGCATGGTGACGCTGTCGTCGATCGGCAGCGAGGGGCACGAGGATTTGTGCGCACTCGTCCGGTCGGGGCGATGCGTCGGGTTCGACCGGGTGAAGGCGCGCCTGAACCAGGCCGTCGCGGAGGGAGAGCTGCCGGCGTCGCTCGACGTGCACGCCCTCGCGCGCTTCGTCCAGACGGTCCAGAGCGGCATGTCCATCCTGGCCCGCGACGGGGCGTCCCGTTCCGATCTGGAGGCGGTCGCGCAGCTTGCCATGCTCGGATGGGATGCCCGCACCGGTCCCACGCCGGCGGCGCCGGCCGCGAAACGCGCCCCGGCCCGCCGCCGGCAGGCAGGACACGCAAAGGGCGCGCCCCCTTCCGGCGGGTGA
- a CDS encoding adenylate/guanylate cyclase domain-containing protein: MNDTVILVVDVVESVRLMQKREGQTVRRWLELTADMGALLEERQCGQILKKSGDGVIFRFDSVPRAVEVGLAILSRSAAANRGVEPGTEIMLRMALEVCPIIVAPDDIYGHGLNVAMRMVTLAGPGEIVATARAREQLVAGLDATVEDLGDCYLKHIDEPVRVFKISGPAAGIAIRPLIDADDLAPMLAVIPFEGLAEGEGALLGEVLAEELITNLGRSSDLRVVSRLSTTALRGRALGVADISRLLHADYVLSGTYRVVADELVLDVELAEPDTASVFWSERRTGSLRSVLDPSSEFVAGLVDVVSHAIVGRELRLARSRSVSNLKHYTLMIAAVALMNRLSPRDFAESRRLLEALIERATRQAVPQAWLAKWHILRVQQGWSDDPERDGALAAQATRIALEVDPECSLALAIDGFVKTNLIKRFDLAETRFDEAIDVCPSNSLAWILRANMHVFRGEGEAAVSDARRALSLSPLDPHRFFYDALSAGAYFANAQYERAIEYARASMRLNRQHTSTLRILAVSLLRLGADKEAGRVADLLREVEPNLTVENWLRRSPSADYPIGRDFARSLAELGFPQR, translated from the coding sequence GTGAATGACACGGTCATCCTCGTCGTCGACGTCGTCGAGTCCGTTCGTCTTATGCAAAAGCGGGAGGGCCAGACCGTCCGGCGGTGGCTGGAGCTGACGGCGGACATGGGAGCGCTCCTCGAAGAGCGCCAATGCGGGCAGATTCTCAAGAAGTCCGGCGACGGTGTCATCTTCCGGTTCGACAGCGTCCCGCGGGCGGTCGAGGTCGGCCTCGCGATCCTGTCCCGCAGCGCGGCCGCGAACCGCGGCGTCGAGCCGGGCACCGAGATCATGCTGCGGATGGCCCTCGAGGTCTGCCCCATCATCGTCGCCCCGGACGACATCTACGGGCACGGCCTCAACGTGGCGATGCGCATGGTCACGCTCGCCGGGCCCGGGGAGATCGTGGCGACGGCCCGCGCCCGCGAGCAGCTCGTCGCCGGCCTCGACGCCACCGTCGAGGACCTCGGCGACTGCTACCTGAAGCACATCGATGAGCCCGTCCGCGTCTTCAAGATCTCCGGCCCCGCTGCCGGAATCGCGATCCGCCCGCTGATCGACGCGGACGACCTCGCGCCGATGCTGGCGGTGATCCCGTTCGAGGGGCTGGCGGAGGGCGAGGGGGCGCTTCTCGGCGAGGTGCTGGCGGAGGAGCTCATCACCAACCTCGGCCGCTCGTCGGACCTGCGGGTGGTCTCCCGCCTGTCGACGACGGCGCTGCGGGGGCGGGCGCTCGGCGTCGCCGACATCTCCCGGCTCCTCCACGCCGACTACGTCCTCTCCGGCACCTACCGCGTCGTGGCCGACGAGCTGGTGCTCGACGTCGAGCTCGCCGAGCCTGACACGGCCTCGGTGTTCTGGAGCGAGCGGCGGACCGGGTCTCTGCGCAGCGTGCTCGACCCGTCCTCGGAGTTCGTGGCGGGCCTCGTCGACGTGGTCAGTCACGCCATCGTCGGGCGCGAGCTGCGCCTCGCCCGCTCGCGCTCGGTCTCCAACCTCAAGCACTACACCCTGATGATCGCCGCGGTGGCGCTCATGAACCGCCTGTCGCCCCGCGACTTCGCCGAGTCGCGCCGCCTGCTGGAGGCGCTGATCGAGCGCGCGACGCGGCAGGCGGTGCCGCAGGCGTGGCTCGCCAAGTGGCACATCCTGCGGGTGCAGCAGGGCTGGTCGGACGACCCGGAGCGGGACGGAGCGCTCGCCGCGCAGGCCACCCGGATCGCTCTCGAAGTCGACCCGGAGTGCTCGCTCGCGCTGGCGATCGACGGTTTCGTGAAGACCAACCTCATCAAGCGCTTCGACCTTGCCGAGACGCGCTTCGACGAGGCCATCGACGTCTGCCCCAGCAACTCGCTCGCCTGGATCCTGCGGGCCAACATGCACGTGTTCCGCGGGGAGGGGGAGGCGGCGGTGTCCGACGCCCGGCGGGCGCTGTCGCTGTCGCCGCTCGATCCGCACCGCTTCTTCTACGACGCGCTCAGCGCGGGGGCCTACTTCGCCAACGCCCAGTACGAGCGCGCCATCGAGTACGCGCGCGCCTCGATGCGTCTCAACCGGCAGCACACGTCCACGCTGCGCATTCTCGCCGTGTCGCTGCTGCGGCTCGGCGCGGACAAGGAAGCGGGCCGCGTCGCCGACCTGCTGCGAGAGGTCGAGCCCAACCTGA